The Candidatus Hydrogenedentota bacterium genome includes a region encoding these proteins:
- a CDS encoding alpha/beta hydrolase — translation MWIRRAAKWGAGAALVLLLLLCGGVWLFQETILFNGRTAEILQTPEDLGWTFDEFRLEVPGGVTHGWWMPLEEARGAVLFSHGSGKNISHYLDDARIFRDLGFSVLLYDYGGYGLSTGKPSEQRCYADIRAVWRHLTETLGVPPERVVLAGASLGGGVTSDLAAEVQPAAVVLECTFTSVPEAVRDTLPGLPHPLLTRIRFRNIDKAPRFRAPLLVLHSADDDTIPLAHGERLFAAAKEPKAFAQITGSHGGGKFSSGEAYTGPLREFLLRRTPAP, via the coding sequence GTGTGGATCCGGCGCGCGGCGAAATGGGGGGCGGGTGCGGCACTGGTTCTCCTGCTGCTCCTGTGCGGGGGCGTGTGGCTGTTTCAGGAGACGATCCTGTTCAACGGCCGCACGGCGGAGATTCTCCAGACCCCGGAGGACTTGGGCTGGACCTTTGACGAGTTCCGGCTGGAGGTGCCGGGGGGCGTCACGCACGGCTGGTGGATGCCCCTGGAGGAGGCGCGGGGCGCGGTGCTCTTCTCCCACGGCAGCGGCAAGAACATCTCGCACTATCTGGACGACGCGCGGATTTTCCGGGACCTGGGGTTCTCGGTGCTGCTTTACGACTACGGCGGCTATGGACTCAGCACGGGGAAACCCTCGGAGCAGCGGTGCTACGCGGACATCCGGGCGGTGTGGCGGCACCTTACGGAAACCCTCGGCGTGCCGCCGGAACGGGTGGTGCTGGCGGGCGCGTCCCTGGGCGGCGGCGTGACCTCCGATCTGGCCGCCGAGGTCCAACCTGCGGCGGTGGTGCTGGAATGCACCTTCACCTCCGTGCCCGAGGCGGTGCGGGACACCCTGCCGGGGCTGCCCCATCCCCTGCTGACGCGCATCCGGTTCCGGAACATTGACAAGGCGCCGCGTTTTCGCGCGCCCCTGCTGGTGCTGCACAGCGCGGACGACGACACCATCCCCTTGGCGCACGGGGAGCGGCTGTTTGCGGCGGCGAAAGAGCCGAAGGCCTTCGCACAGATCACGGGCAGCCACGGCGGCGGCAAGTTCTCCTCCGGAGAGGCGTACACGGGGCCGCTGCGGGAATTCCTCCTGCGGCGCACGCCCGCCCCCTGA
- a CDS encoding Dabb family protein — protein MTSRHFPGTKVVFAVLFLAAVGVLAAGVTAVSAAEPAQADAKAAPVLRHVVLFGFKPEATPEDVKTVEDAFAALPTKINGVIGYEWGTNVSPEKLDQGHTHCFFLTFANEKDRDAYLVHPEHKAFGKLLGPHLAKVTVLDYFVKP, from the coding sequence ATGACATCGCGGCATTTCCCCGGAACCAAGGTCGTGTTTGCGGTTCTCTTCCTCGCGGCGGTGGGCGTTTTGGCCGCCGGCGTGACCGCTGTCTCGGCGGCCGAACCGGCCCAGGCCGATGCCAAGGCCGCGCCCGTGCTGCGGCATGTGGTGCTTTTCGGCTTCAAGCCCGAGGCGACGCCGGAGGACGTCAAGACGGTGGAGGACGCCTTCGCCGCCCTGCCGACCAAGATCAACGGCGTTATCGGCTACGAGTGGGGCACCAACGTCAGCCCGGAGAAGCTTGACCAGGGCCACACCCACTGCTTCTTTCTCACCTTCGCCAACGAGAAGGACCGCGACGCCTATCTGGTCCACCCCGAGCACAAGGCCTTCGGCAAGCTGCTGGGGCCCCATCTTGCCAAGGTGACGGTGCTGGACTACTTCGTCAAGCCCTGA